Within Streptomyces roseirectus, the genomic segment GGGTGATGCCCGGCCAGCGCTACGGCTTCCGCGTGCACGGCCCCTACGAGCCCGCGCGCGGGCTGCGCTGCAACTCGGCGAAGCTGCTCCTCGACCCGTACGCGCGCGCGGTCAGCGGGTCGGTGCGCTGGGGCGAGGAGGTGTACGGCTATCCCTTCGGCGCCCCGGACAAGCGCAACGACCTGGACTCCGCGCCGCACATGATGACGTCGGTCGTGGTGAACCCGTACTTCGACTGGGGCGACGACCGGCCCCCGCGCACCGAGTACCACCGCACGGTGCTCTACGAGGCCCATGTGAAGGGCCTGACGATGCTCCACCCGGCGCTGCCGCCGGAGCTGCGGGGCACGTACGCGGGGCTCGCGCACCCGGCGGTGATCGAGCACCTGACGCGGCTCGGGGTGACGGCGCTGGAGCTGATGCCGGTGCACCAGTTCGTCAACGACCACCGGCTCGTCGACCTCGGTCTGAACAACTACTGGGGCTACAACACGATCGGGTTCTTCGCCCCGCACAACGCGTACGCGTCCTGGGGCGACCGGGGGCAGCAGGTCCTGGAGTTCAAGTCGGCGGTCCGCGCGCTGCACGACGCGGGCATCGAGGTCGTCCTGGACGTCGTCTACAACCACACCGCCGAGGGCAACCACCTGGGGCCCACGCTGTCGTTCCGGGGCATCGACAACGGGAGCTACTACCGGCTGGCGGACGACCGGCGCTACTACACGGACACCACGGGCACCGGGAACTCGCTGCTGATGCGGTCCCCGCACGTCCTCCAGATGATCATGGACTCGCTGCGGTACTGGGTGACCGAGATGCACGTGGACGGGTTCCGCTTCGACCTCGCGGCGACCCTCGCGCGCCAGTTCCACGAGGTGGACCGGCTGTCGTCGTTCTTCGACCTCGTGCAGCAGGACCCGGTGGTGTCCCAGGTGAAGCTGATCGCCGAGCCCTGGGACGTCGGCGAGGGCGGCTACCAGGTGGGCAACTTCCCGCCCCTGTGGACGGAGTGGAACGGCAAGTACCGCGACACCGTGCGCGACCTGTGGCGGGGCGAGCAGCGCACGCTCGCGGAGTTCGCGTCCCGGCTGACCGGCTCCTCCGACCTCTACCAGGACGACGGGCGCCGGCCGCTGGCCTCCGTCAACTTCGTGACCTGCCACGACGGTTTCACGCTGCGCGACCTGGTGTCCTACGACGAGAAGCACAACGAGGCCAACGGGGAGGGCAACCAGGACGGCGAGAGCCACAACCGGTCCTGGAACTGCGGCGTCGAGGGCGACACCGACGACCCCGGGGTGCTGCGCCTGCGCGCCCGCCAGGCACGCAACTTCGTCGCGACCCTGATGCTGTCCCAGGGGGTGCCGATGATCAGCCACGGCGACGAGTTCGGGCGCACCCAGCGCGGCAACAACAACGCGTACTGCCAGGACAGTGAGCTGTCCTGGGTGCACTGGCCCGAGGACGACGACGGCGACCTGCTCGCCTTCACGCGCGCGCTGGTCGGGCTGCGGCGCGAGCACCCCGTCTTCCGGCGCCGGCGCTTCTTCCACGGGCGGCCCGTCGAGGGCACTCACGACGACCTCTCCGACATCGCCTGGTTCACGCCCGAGGGCCGCGAGATGACCGACCAGGACTGGACCTCCGCGACGGCCTCCGCCCTCACGGTCTTCCTCAACGGGCGCGCCATCTCCGAGCCGGGACCGCGCGGCGAACGCATCACCGACGACTCCTTCCTCCTCATGTTCAACCCCTCCCCCCGCTCCCTCACCTTCACCGTCCCCGTCGACCACGGCCCCCGATGGCGCCTCGTCCTCGACACCGACCACCCCACCCTCACCGCCCCCACCCCCAAGATCTCCGCCGGCGACCAGCTCTCCCTGATCGACCGAAGCGTGGTGGTACTCCAACGCCCGGCGTAGCACGGGGGTTCCCGGGGAGGCACTCGCGCTTGCCGGCCGTCCTGCCGGCGAGCCGGTTCCGCCGTATACGCGCGCGCCGGTACACAACCTCCCTCCCCCGGGTACCTAGACCTGCATGACCCCTGAGCGCCCCGTCCCCACGGCCACCTACCGGCTGCAGCTCCAGCCCTCGTTCACGTTCGCGGACGCCGCACGGGCGGTGCCGTACCTGGCACGGCTGGGGGTGTCGCATCTGCATCTGTCGCCGGTGCTCGAAGCGGTGCCGGGTTCGGCGCACGGGTACGACGTGGTGGATCACGCGCGGGTGCGGGGGGAACTGGGCGGCGAGGAGGGGCTGAGGGCGCTGGCGGGCGCGGCGCGTGAGCGGGGGCTCGGGCTGGTCGTGGACGTCGTGCCGAACCACATGGCGATGGCCCCGAGACACAACCGGGCGCTGTGGGCGGTGCTCAGGGAGGGCCCGGAGTCGGCGTACGCGCGCTGGTTCGACGTCGACTGGGAGGCGCAGGGCGGGCGGATCCTGGTGCCGGTGCTCGGCGGGCCCGTGGGCGAGGAGCGGGAGCACCTGCGGGTCGAGGACGGGACGCTGCGCTACCACGACCACGTCCTGCCGCTGCGCGAGGGCACGGCCGGCCTGCCGCTGCCGGAGCTGCTGGAGGCCCAGTGGTACCGCCCGGTGTGGTGGCGGCTGGCCCGCACGGAGCTCAACTACCGGCGTTTCTTCAGCATCTCGGAGCTGATCGGCGTGCGCGTGGAGGACCCGGACGTCTTCGAGGCCACCCACGGCACCCTGCTGCGCCTCCTGGACGACGGCGTCCTGGACGGCCTGCGCGTCGACCACCCCGACGGCCTCGCCGACCCGGACGCCTACCTGGAACGCCTGCACCGGGCGACGAAGGGCCGCTGGACGGTCGTCGAGAAGATCCTCGCGGCCGGTGAACCCCTGCCCCGGGCCTGGCCGGTGGCGGGAACGACCGGCTACGACGCGCTACGGCACGTGGACGGCCTTTTCACGGACCCGGCGGGCTGGGAGACCCTGCGGTCCCTCTACGGGCGTCACACGGCCGCTGAGGCGGATCGGGGCGGCGACTGGCCGGCGACCGTCAGGCGGGCCGCGTACACGACGCTCGCCCACGAACTCGCCGCCGAGCTGGACCGCCTGACCCGCACGGCCGTCCGCGCCTGCGCCGCCTCCCCCGATCCCGCCGCGAGCGACCGCGCCCCGTGGGCCCTGCGCACCGCCCTGACCGAACTCCTGGTCCGCATGGAGGTCTACCGCCCCTACCCGTCGGCCGACCCGGCGTCCGTGCTCACGCGCGACGCCGCCCGCGAGGCCCGCGCGGCGTTCGCGGTGCCGGAGGAGGCCCGCGCGGTGGACGTCGTCCGGAACCTGCTCGTGGCGCCCGCCGAGACCGGCGCCGAGGCGACCGAGCTGCGCACCCGTTTCGCCCAGACGTCCTCCGCCCTGCGCGCCAAGTCCGTGGAGGACACGGCGTTCTACCGGTTCACGCCCCTGCTGTCGGCGACGGAGGTGGGCGGCGACCCGGGCGACCCGGCGGTGTCGCCGGACGCGTTCCACGCGTACTGCGCGCGCGTGCAGCGCGACTGGCCGGCCGGCGGCACGGCCGTGTCCACGCACGACACGAAGCGCAGCGCCGACGTCCGCGCGGCCCTGGCGGTGCTCACCGAGTGCCCCGAGCGGTGGACCGCACTCGTCGCCGGGCTCCCGGCGTGCGCGGACGGCCACTTCACGTGGGCGGCCTGGCAGACGGTGTTCGGCCTCGGCCCCGCCGACCCCGCGCGCCTGCGCGAGGCGCTGCTGAAGCACGTGCGCGAGGCGGGCCTGCGCACGAGCTGGACGGAACGGAACGAGCCGTACGAACAGGCGGTGGCGGCGTTCGCCGACGCGGGCCCCGCAGGCGCGGACCGGGTGCTCGCCGCGCGCGCGGAACTCGCCCCGCACATCCGGGCGAACGTCCTGGGCACCGCCCTGGTCCACCTGACGATGCCGGGCGTCCCGGACGTCTACCAGGGCACCGAGACCGAGTACCGGGCCCTCGTCGACCCCGACAACCGGCGCCCGGCCCGGTTCCCTCCGGCCGACCCGGACGAGAAGGCCGCCCTGACGGCCGCCGCGCTGCGCCTGCGCCGCCGCCGTCCCGGCGTGTTCGGCACGGCGGCGGAGTACACCCCGCTCCCCGCGCGGGGCGACGCGGCCGGCCACTGTCTCGCGTACGTGCGCTCCGGGGCGGTCCTCGCGGCGGTGACGCGGCTGTCGCTGCGGCTGGCCGAGGCGGGCGGCTGGCGGGAGACGGTGCTGCCGCTGCCGCCGGGGCACTGGGCCGACGTCCTGGATCCCGGGCGGGTGTTCGAGGGGCACGTACGCGTGGAGGAGCTGTTCGGGGGTACCCCGGTGGCGTTGCTGGAGAGGGCGGTGGAGTGAGATCCGTCGGCGTACGCGCCTGATCACGCGCCCGGCGTGCGCGTGGGGGCCGCACTTCGATCACCGTGCTCCCCGTCGGCCCGTGCGTACCACCGGCAACCGGCGTCCTTGACAGCGCCAGACGGGCGTGGGGTAGTGGGGAGGGCGGAGCAGGACAGGTGTGACGGGGGTGAGTCTTGCCGGAGCCGCGCTATCCCACGCTGGCCGAACTGACCGAGGCCGCGCGGGCGTTGACCGTACGGCGTCCTGGACTGTGCGGGATGCGCCAGGTCGGGGTGTCCCGTGCGGGACGTCCGCTGCACCTGCTGTCCGTCGGGCACGCGCGCCGCGCGGTCCTGGTCGTGGCGGGGGCGCACGCGAACGAGCCGACGGGCGGGCCGACGCTCCTGGCGGTCGCCGAACAGGTGCTGCGGGAGAGGCGGTTGCGCACCGGGAGGTCGTGGCACTTCCTGGTGTGCGCGGACCCGGACGGCGCGAGCCTGCACCGTACGCCCGCGCCGCGCAGCCTCCTGGACTACCACCTGGGTTTCTTCCGGCCGGCCGGTCCCGAGCAGCCGGAGTGGTCGCCCGCCGCGCTGCCCCCGGACCGGCTGCCGCCCGAGACGCGCGCGCTGACGGGCGTCATCGACGAGCTGCGGCCCTACCTCCAGGTGTCGCTGCACGGCACCGATCTGGGCGGCAGCTGGGTGCAGTTGACGCGCGACATACCGGGTCTCGCGGCGCCGTTCGCGAGATCGGCGGCGCGGCTACGGATACCGGTGGAGACGGGCGCCTCGGACGCGGCGGGCTGGCCGGTGTCGGGGCCCGGCGTCCACGTGATGCCGGGCCCCGGCGCGGGCGCGGCGTACCCGAGCATGCCGGACGACGCGCGGCACAGCACCTGGTACCGCACGCACCGCTACGGGGGCCTCACGGCGGTCGTGGAGGTGCCGATGTGGGCGAGCGACCTGGTGGACGACCGGGCGCCCCACCCGGACCCGCCGGCGGCGCTGCGGCACCTGGCGCACCGGCTGCTGTGCGACGCGCGCAAGGTCGAGGAGGTCCACCGGGAGGCGCTGCCCCGCCTGTACGCGCCCGAGGGGCCCCTTCTGCGCGCCGCGCGCTGGGGCCTGGACCTGGTGCCGGGCCTGGCCTCGGACTGGGCGCACACGCCCCCGGCGGACACCACCCGCGCCTACGTCAGCAGTGTCGACGCGTTCGCGCGCCGGCTGCCGCTGCGGGCGGCGGCGATGCTGCTGCGGGTGCTGCGTGAGCACGACGACCGCGCGGCGGGCCGGCTCGAACACCTGGTGCGGGTGTGGAGCGCGTCGTTCGCCGACCACTTCCACGCCCGCTGGGTGCCGCTGCCCCACCAGGTGGAGCACCAGTCCCGCACGGTGGTGGCGGCGGCGCTGCACGCGCGCGGGAGGGCGGCCTAGGTGGCGGGGCTCACTTGTCCAGGGCGAAGACGGCGCCCGTCTCGGCTCCCATCTGGCACGCGTTGCCGAACGTCTTCTCGTACTGGACGGGCCGCCCGTTCCACTGCCCGCGCGCGGCGGCCGTGACAGGGGCGTAGACGTGCGTGCAGTAGATCTCCTGGGGCGGGATGGCCCGGATGTCGCCGTGGGCCGCCCTGAGCTGTCCGCACGCCTCCGCCGCGCGCTTGTGGCCCTGCGGGACGTCGTTGCACAGCAGGAGGGTGCCGCGCATGTCGCTGGAGTGGCCGTCGCCCTCGGTGACGCTGATCTGGAGCCAGTTGCCCGGCAGGGCGGCGCTCTGGGCGGCGCCCGCGGGGGCGGTGAGGGTCGTGAGGAACAGGGCGGCGGCGAGAACGAGGAAACGTGTCATGGGGTGTGCATCGGCACGCGCGCCCGCCGTCCGCACCCCGACTCACCCGAACGTGCGTCGAACCCCCGTCCGCCGCCGATCCGCCGCCCGTCCGCCGTCAGTCCGCCGCGAGCCTGAACTCCATCCGCCCGAAGGAGATCTGATCGCCCTCCCGGACGATCGCCGCGCCGATGACCCGGCGGCCGTTGACGGTGGTCCCGTTGGTGGAGCCGAGGTCACGCAGGACCCACAGGCCGCCCTGGAGGCTCAGTTCGGCGTGCACCCGGGAGACGGTCTCGTGGTTGAGGCGCAGCCCGTTGGCGGGGTCGCGGCCGATCCGCAGCGGGTGTCCCGCGCCGGGGTGGGGCAGCAGGAGCTTGGGCAGCCGCTCCGCGCGCCAGGCGTTGCGCAGCCGCACACCGAACCCGGAGACCGCCTCGACGGTGCCGAACACCAGGCGCGACAGCCGCTTCTCGCGGGGCAGGTCGGCGGTGAGGGCGGCGAGTTCGTCGGAGCGCCGCGCGGCGAGCGCCAGTTCCATGCGCCGGATGAACGTGTCGTGCGACAGGCGGCCCATGGCGACGCCGTCCCGCAGCACCTTCAGCGCCTTGTCGCGCTCCACGTCGGAGAGCCGCGCGGGGTACGTGTTGAACTCGAAGGACGACGTCACGCAGGTGATTGTCTTTCAGCGGCCCCCGGGTGTCCAGAAAACCGGAGAACGAGCGCCCCACGCGCGGGGACCGCGCGGCGGAACGCCCCCTCGGCGCGACGGCCCCTCATGACGCACGATGGACGGGCCGCCGACGAAGGGGAACCGTCCGTGCAGTTCGACGTGTGGGCACCGCAGGCCACCAGGGTGACGCTCCACTGCGACGGCGCCACGCGCGCGTTGGCGCGCGATCCGGAGCGCCCGGACTGGTGGACCGGCGAGACGGAGGCGTCCGACGGCTCCCGGTACGGCTTCGCGGTGGACGACGGTCCCGTGCTGCCCGACCCGCGCTCGCGCCGCCAGCCGGACGGGCCCGACGGGCTCAGCGCGGTCGTCGACCAGGGCGCGTACGCGTGGCGCGTGGAGTGGTCCGGACGTCCGCTCCAGGGGGCCGTCCTGTACGAGCTGCACGTCGGCACGTACACGCCGGAGGGCACCCTGGACGCCGCCGCGGACCGGCTGGGCCATCTCGCCGCCCTGGGGGTCACCCACGTCGAGCTGATGCCCCTGTGCCCGTTCCCCGGCACGCACGGCTGGGGCTACGAGGGCGTGTCCCTGTGGGCCGTCCACGAGCCGTACGGCGGTCCGGCGGCGCTGAAGCGGTTCGTGGACCGCGCGCACGCGCTGGGGCTCGGCGTCGTCCTGGACGTCGTGCACAACCACCTGGGGCCGTCGGGGAATCATCTGCCCGCGTTCGGGCCGTACTTCACGGACACCCACCACACGCCGTGGGGGGCCGCCGTCAACCTGGACGCGGCCGGCTCCGACGAGGTGCGGGCGTTCCTGCTGGGCAGCGCGCTCGCGTGGCTGGAGGACTTCCGGCTGGACGGGCTGCGGCTCGACGCGGTGCACGCGCTGCGGGACACACGCGCGTACCCGTTCCTCGAAGAGCTGTCGCGGGCCGTGGACCGGCTCGCCGCCGAGACGGGGCGTCCGCTGTTCCTGATCGCCGAGTCCGATCTGAACGACCCCCGGGTGATCGCCCCGCGCGAGCGGCACGGGCTCGGGCTGCACGGCCAGTGGAACGACGACTTCCACCACGCCCTGCACACCGCGCTGACCGGCGAGTCCCAGGGCTACTACGCCGACTTCGCGCGCGCTCCCCTGGCGGCGCTGGCCAAGACCCTGGAGGGCGGTTTCTTCCACGACGGGACGTACTCGGCGTTCCGCGGGCGCCGGCACGGCCGTCCCCTGGACCGCTCCCGGGTCGCCGCCCACCGGCTCCTCGGCTACAGCCAGACCCACGACCAGATCGGCAACCGCGCGCAGGGCGACCGGCTCGCCGCGTCCCTCCCGCCCGGTCTGCTGGCGTGCGCGGCGGCGCTGACGCTCGCGGGGCCGTTCACGCCGATGCTGTTCATGGGCGAGGAGTGGGCCGCCTCGACGCCCTGGCAGTTCTTCACCGACCACACCGACCCCCAGCTCGCGGACGCCGTACGGCGGGGCAGGCGGCGGGAGTTCGCGGCGCACGGCTGGGCCGAGGAGGACGTCCCCGACCCCCAGGACCCGGCCACGCGCGCCCGCTCCTGCCTGGACTGGTCCGAGCCCGAACGCGAGCCCCACGCGCGCGTACTCGCCTGGTACCGCGCCCTGATCAC encodes:
- the glgX gene encoding glycogen debranching protein GlgX produces the protein MQVWPGQAYPLGATYDGAGTNFALFTEAADRVELCLLHDDGSETAVELRESDAFVRHAYLPGVMPGQRYGFRVHGPYEPARGLRCNSAKLLLDPYARAVSGSVRWGEEVYGYPFGAPDKRNDLDSAPHMMTSVVVNPYFDWGDDRPPRTEYHRTVLYEAHVKGLTMLHPALPPELRGTYAGLAHPAVIEHLTRLGVTALELMPVHQFVNDHRLVDLGLNNYWGYNTIGFFAPHNAYASWGDRGQQVLEFKSAVRALHDAGIEVVLDVVYNHTAEGNHLGPTLSFRGIDNGSYYRLADDRRYYTDTTGTGNSLLMRSPHVLQMIMDSLRYWVTEMHVDGFRFDLAATLARQFHEVDRLSSFFDLVQQDPVVSQVKLIAEPWDVGEGGYQVGNFPPLWTEWNGKYRDTVRDLWRGEQRTLAEFASRLTGSSDLYQDDGRRPLASVNFVTCHDGFTLRDLVSYDEKHNEANGEGNQDGESHNRSWNCGVEGDTDDPGVLRLRARQARNFVATLMLSQGVPMISHGDEFGRTQRGNNNAYCQDSELSWVHWPEDDDGDLLAFTRALVGLRREHPVFRRRRFFHGRPVEGTHDDLSDIAWFTPEGREMTDQDWTSATASALTVFLNGRAISEPGPRGERITDDSFLLMFNPSPRSLTFTVPVDHGPRWRLVLDTDHPTLTAPTPKISAGDQLSLIDRSVVVLQRPA
- a CDS encoding M14 family zinc carboxypeptidase codes for the protein MPEPRYPTLAELTEAARALTVRRPGLCGMRQVGVSRAGRPLHLLSVGHARRAVLVVAGAHANEPTGGPTLLAVAEQVLRERRLRTGRSWHFLVCADPDGASLHRTPAPRSLLDYHLGFFRPAGPEQPEWSPAALPPDRLPPETRALTGVIDELRPYLQVSLHGTDLGGSWVQLTRDIPGLAAPFARSAARLRIPVETGASDAAGWPVSGPGVHVMPGPGAGAAYPSMPDDARHSTWYRTHRYGGLTAVVEVPMWASDLVDDRAPHPDPPAALRHLAHRLLCDARKVEEVHREALPRLYAPEGPLLRAARWGLDLVPGLASDWAHTPPADTTRAYVSSVDAFARRLPLRAAAMLLRVLREHDDRAAGRLEHLVRVWSASFADHFHARWVPLPHQVEHQSRTVVAAALHARGRAA
- a CDS encoding SSI family serine proteinase inhibitor, translated to MTRFLVLAAALFLTTLTAPAGAAQSAALPGNWLQISVTEGDGHSSDMRGTLLLCNDVPQGHKRAAEACGQLRAAHGDIRAIPPQEIYCTHVYAPVTAAARGQWNGRPVQYEKTFGNACQMGAETGAVFALDK
- the treZ gene encoding malto-oligosyltrehalose trehalohydrolase, producing MQFDVWAPQATRVTLHCDGATRALARDPERPDWWTGETEASDGSRYGFAVDDGPVLPDPRSRRQPDGPDGLSAVVDQGAYAWRVEWSGRPLQGAVLYELHVGTYTPEGTLDAAADRLGHLAALGVTHVELMPLCPFPGTHGWGYEGVSLWAVHEPYGGPAALKRFVDRAHALGLGVVLDVVHNHLGPSGNHLPAFGPYFTDTHHTPWGAAVNLDAAGSDEVRAFLLGSALAWLEDFRLDGLRLDAVHALRDTRAYPFLEELSRAVDRLAAETGRPLFLIAESDLNDPRVIAPRERHGLGLHGQWNDDFHHALHTALTGESQGYYADFARAPLAALAKTLEGGFFHDGTYSAFRGRRHGRPLDRSRVAAHRLLGYSQTHDQIGNRAQGDRLAASLPPGLLACAAALTLAGPFTPMLFMGEEWAASTPWQFFTDHTDPQLADAVRRGRRREFAAHGWAEEDVPDPQDPATRARSCLDWSEPEREPHARVLAWYRALITLRHSHPDLTDPDLTDVHATFEEPSRWLALRRGDLRLAVNLAPTPADIPLGPRPARVLASWDPVEPPGPDGLLRLPGESCAVLEQD
- a CDS encoding DUF1707 and FHA domain-containing protein; translation: MTSSFEFNTYPARLSDVERDKALKVLRDGVAMGRLSHDTFIRRMELALAARRSDELAALTADLPREKRLSRLVFGTVEAVSGFGVRLRNAWRAERLPKLLLPHPGAGHPLRIGRDPANGLRLNHETVSRVHAELSLQGGLWVLRDLGSTNGTTVNGRRVIGAAIVREGDQISFGRMEFRLAAD
- the treY gene encoding malto-oligosyltrehalose synthase, with product MTPERPVPTATYRLQLQPSFTFADAARAVPYLARLGVSHLHLSPVLEAVPGSAHGYDVVDHARVRGELGGEEGLRALAGAARERGLGLVVDVVPNHMAMAPRHNRALWAVLREGPESAYARWFDVDWEAQGGRILVPVLGGPVGEEREHLRVEDGTLRYHDHVLPLREGTAGLPLPELLEAQWYRPVWWRLARTELNYRRFFSISELIGVRVEDPDVFEATHGTLLRLLDDGVLDGLRVDHPDGLADPDAYLERLHRATKGRWTVVEKILAAGEPLPRAWPVAGTTGYDALRHVDGLFTDPAGWETLRSLYGRHTAAEADRGGDWPATVRRAAYTTLAHELAAELDRLTRTAVRACAASPDPAASDRAPWALRTALTELLVRMEVYRPYPSADPASVLTRDAAREARAAFAVPEEARAVDVVRNLLVAPAETGAEATELRTRFAQTSSALRAKSVEDTAFYRFTPLLSATEVGGDPGDPAVSPDAFHAYCARVQRDWPAGGTAVSTHDTKRSADVRAALAVLTECPERWTALVAGLPACADGHFTWAAWQTVFGLGPADPARLREALLKHVREAGLRTSWTERNEPYEQAVAAFADAGPAGADRVLAARAELAPHIRANVLGTALVHLTMPGVPDVYQGTETEYRALVDPDNRRPARFPPADPDEKAALTAAALRLRRRRPGVFGTAAEYTPLPARGDAAGHCLAYVRSGAVLAAVTRLSLRLAEAGGWRETVLPLPPGHWADVLDPGRVFEGHVRVEELFGGTPVALLERAVE